A section of the Polyodon spathula isolate WHYD16114869_AA chromosome 29, ASM1765450v1, whole genome shotgun sequence genome encodes:
- the mthfd2 gene encoding bifunctional methylenetetrahydrofolate dehydrogenase/cyclohydrolase, mitochondrial: protein MLVHLSAARHEAVVISGRKLARQIRQEAKSDVEQWVSEGNRRPHLSVVLVGDNPGSHSYVLNKTKAAADVGISSETILKPADISEKELLELIDKLNNDSNVDGLLVQLPLPEHIDERKVCNAVVPGKDVDGFHVVNVGKMCLDQSAMLPATPSGVWEIIKRTGIPTLGKNVVVAGRSKNVGMPIAMLLHTDGRHERPGGDATVTISHRYTPKDKLRQHTQIADIVVAAAGIPNLITADMIKEGAAVIDVGINRVQDPITGKPKLVGDVDFEGVKRKASFITPVPGGVGPMTVAMLMKNTIIAAKKLLTKPAALGLTAP from the exons ATGCTAGTACATCTATCCGCGGCCAG ACACGAAGCCGTCGTGATCTCCGGGAGGAAGTTGGCGCGGCAGATCCGTCAGGAAGCCAAGAGCGACGTGGAGCAGTGGGTCTCCGAGGGCAACCGCCGGCCGCACCTGAGTGTGGTGCTCGTGGGAGACAACCCAGGGAGCCACTCCTACGTTCTGAACAAGACCAAGGCAGCCGCTGACGTGG GGATCAGCAGTGAGACGATCCTCAAGCCCGCCGATATCTCTGAGAAGGAGCTCCTGGAGCTGATTGACAAGCTCAACAACGACAGCAACGTGGACGGGCTGCTGGTGCAGCTCCCCCTGCCTG AGCACATCGATGAGCGGAAGGTCTGTAACGCTGTGGTCCCTGGGAAGGACGTGGACGGGTTCCACGTGGTCAACGTGGGCAAGATGTGTCTGGACCAGAGCGCCATGCTGCCGGCCACACCCTCGGGGGTGTGGGAGATCATCAAGCGGACCG GGATCCCCACGCTGGGGAAGAATGTAGTGGTCGCTGGCCGCTCGAAGAACGTTGGGATGCCCATCGCCATGCTGCTGCACACTGACGGCAGGCACGAGAGACCCGGAG GCGACGCCACTGTCACCATCTCCCACAGATACACGCCAAAGGACAAGCTGAGGCAGCACACTCAAATCGCTGACATCGTCGTAGCTGCAGCCG GTATTCCAAACCTGATCACTGCTGACATGATTAAGGAAGGGGCCGCGGTGATCGATGTCGGGATCAACAGGGTTCAGGATCCGATTACTGGGAAACCCAAACTGGTCGGGGACGTTGATTTCGAAG GAGTGAAGCGGAAAGCCAGTTTCATCACTCCAGTCCCAGGAGGCGTGGGGCCCATGACGGTGGCCATGCTGATGAAGAACACCATCATCGCAGCCAAGAAACTCCTGACAAAGCCAGCCGCCCTCGGCCTCACGGCTCCTTAA